A region from the Methylocella sp. genome encodes:
- a CDS encoding AAA family ATPase, translating into MVKRQSWTILVITLCALSLGALYLYITPPSYTAIGTMVIDTRKTQFLKEQPTVATPPVDAGAVQTEVEILKSPKISLAVIDALQLTHDPEFVGDGQDLIPRWIGSLLGAQSIMKSDAPPSEAELTDRALATFENRRSVVRAGSTYVMEIGFRSRDPAKAAKIANAIADAYLKEQLDARYETARRGGGWLQDSLTKLRTEASAAERAVVDFKRANNIVESGKGLLVNEQQLSELNTQLITARASTAEAKARLDRVDAVIDQGLPDASVADGLKSEVIVRLRNQYVDYAARERIFSARYGQNHLATVNLRTQMQEIRRNIDDQMRKIAESYKSDYEIASAREQSLTNSLKGVIAESQSTNSAQVKLLELESAAQSYRTIYDSFLQRYMDAVQQESFPINDSRLIGPAIAPTKQSQPNNLMVMGMTGAGGLAFGFCLALFREMSDRVFRTGSQVEEIFKTNCVTMLPGLKSDKASPRDDGASDRGPAATRAVPPVGDILRHAVDSPFSQFAEGLRLLQLVADLNGPAKLNRVIGVTSTLPNEGKSTIASNFAHLIAHAGERTILVDCDLRNPSLTQKIAPDASIGLVHVIAGRAEIADAMLTDPSTGLHFLPAGVTGKLLHSNKILGSLAAKHFFDQLREMFDYVIVDLPPIVPIVDTRAAANFIDSFIYVIEWARTNRRLAQDTLQKTPEVRERLLGVAMNKVDLAKMSRYEGDVSHFSYHESYARYGYVEQ; encoded by the coding sequence ATGGTCAAGCGGCAGTCCTGGACTATTCTCGTCATTACATTATGCGCATTGTCTCTCGGAGCGCTCTATCTATACATCACGCCGCCGAGCTATACCGCCATAGGAACAATGGTGATCGACACGCGCAAAACGCAATTCCTGAAGGAGCAGCCGACGGTCGCCACCCCTCCCGTCGACGCTGGCGCCGTTCAGACGGAGGTTGAGATACTGAAATCGCCGAAGATAAGCTTGGCGGTGATCGACGCATTGCAACTCACGCATGATCCCGAGTTTGTTGGCGACGGCCAAGACTTGATCCCGAGATGGATTGGATCTTTGCTGGGCGCTCAGAGCATCATGAAGTCGGATGCTCCCCCTTCGGAAGCCGAATTAACCGACCGGGCGCTCGCCACTTTTGAAAACCGCCGCAGCGTGGTTCGCGCCGGCTCGACCTATGTGATGGAAATCGGCTTTCGTTCCCGCGACCCTGCAAAAGCAGCCAAAATCGCCAACGCCATCGCCGACGCCTATCTGAAAGAACAACTGGACGCGAGATATGAAACCGCCCGCCGCGGCGGCGGATGGCTGCAGGACAGTCTTACGAAACTGCGGACCGAAGCGTCGGCCGCAGAGCGGGCAGTGGTCGATTTCAAGCGGGCGAACAATATCGTCGAGAGCGGCAAAGGTCTGCTCGTCAACGAACAGCAACTTTCTGAATTGAACACCCAGCTGATCACCGCGCGGGCTTCGACCGCCGAAGCGAAGGCTCGCCTCGACCGCGTTGACGCGGTGATCGATCAAGGCCTTCCGGACGCATCCGTGGCCGATGGTCTGAAGAGCGAGGTCATCGTCCGCTTGCGTAATCAATATGTGGATTATGCAGCGCGCGAGCGCATCTTCTCGGCGCGATACGGCCAGAACCATCTGGCGACCGTCAATTTGCGCACGCAGATGCAGGAGATCCGGCGCAACATCGACGACCAAATGAGGAAGATCGCCGAAAGCTACAAGAGTGATTATGAGATCGCTTCCGCGCGCGAGCAGAGTTTGACCAACAGCCTTAAAGGCGTCATCGCGGAATCGCAGAGCACGAACTCCGCTCAGGTCAAATTGCTGGAACTCGAGAGCGCAGCGCAAAGCTACCGGACGATTTACGACAGCTTTCTCCAGCGTTACATGGACGCGGTTCAGCAGGAGTCTTTCCCGATAAACGATTCCCGGCTGATCGGGCCGGCGATCGCCCCGACCAAGCAAAGCCAACCCAACAACCTCATGGTCATGGGGATGACTGGCGCCGGCGGCTTGGCGTTCGGCTTCTGCCTCGCGCTTTTTCGCGAAATGTCGGACCGCGTTTTCCGCACCGGCTCCCAAGTCGAGGAGATCTTCAAAACCAATTGCGTCACCATGTTGCCGGGGCTTAAGTCTGATAAAGCATCGCCTCGCGACGACGGCGCGTCCGATCGCGGACCGGCGGCTACAAGAGCCGTTCCTCCAGTCGGCGACATACTGCGCCATGCCGTGGATTCGCCCTTCTCGCAATTCGCTGAAGGTTTGCGCCTGCTGCAACTCGTCGCCGACCTCAACGGCCCGGCAAAACTGAACAGGGTCATCGGCGTTACGTCGACTTTGCCGAACGAAGGAAAGTCAACCATTGCGTCGAATTTTGCGCATTTGATAGCTCACGCCGGCGAGCGCACGATCTTGGTCGACTGCGACCTGCGCAATCCATCTCTCACGCAAAAGATCGCGCCGGACGCATCCATCGGCCTCGTCCATGTCATCGCCGGACGAGCCGAAATCGCTGATGCAATGTTGACCGATCCCTCGACTGGATTGCACTTTCTGCCCGCAGGCGTAACGGGCAAACTCCTGCACTCAAATAAAATACTGGGATCTCTTGCGGCGAAGCATTTTTTCGATCAATTGCGCGAGATGTTCGATTATGTGATCGTCGATCTTCCGCCGATCGTGCCCATCGTCGACACAAGGGCGGCGGCTAACTTCATCGATTCCTTTATCTACGTCATAGAGTGGGCGCGCACCAACAGACGCCTGGCTCAGGATACGCTGCAAAAAACGCCGGAAGTTCGCGAACGCCTTCTCGGCGTCGCGATGAATAAGGTCGACCTTGCAAAAATGTCGCGTTACGAAGGAGACGTCAGTCATTTCTCCTACCACGAAAGCTATGCTCGCTACGGCTACGTGGAGCAGTGA
- a CDS encoding GtrA family protein, whose translation MYAQFLIYAFVGGMSFLIELTSFQMMLFIRIPLILASVASFIFANVANYFLSLKIAFVGGRFSLGVELLRLSLVVLIGLALNTLIVVGLVDGLDMIPAVAKILTLPVVLVWNFIGRSLLVFYPDKLPAAIASTFLNED comes from the coding sequence ATGTACGCGCAATTTCTCATTTATGCGTTCGTGGGAGGCATGTCGTTCCTCATTGAGTTAACCAGCTTCCAAATGATGTTATTCATCCGCATTCCGCTTATTTTGGCGTCAGTGGCGAGTTTCATATTTGCAAACGTGGCAAACTACTTCCTTTCTTTGAAAATTGCTTTTGTTGGCGGCCGATTCAGCCTAGGCGTCGAATTGCTGCGTCTTTCGCTCGTCGTGCTGATCGGCCTCGCGTTGAACACCCTGATCGTCGTGGGTCTAGTCGATGGCCTCGATATGATCCCCGCGGTCGCGAAAATCCTCACCCTTCCGGTTGTTCTGGTCTGGAATTTTATCGGCCGGTCCCTACTGGTCTTTTACCCCGATAAGCTGCCGGCGGCGATTGCTTCGACGTTTTTGAACGAGGATTAG
- a CDS encoding GMC family oxidoreductase encodes MILDGRRIPQDDELETDMCIVGAGATGITLARSLDLSGLNVCLLESGGMDYDSQTNSLYEGRNLGLPYWPLAECQLRMIGGNTNGWGGWCRPLEALDFERRDWVPCSGWPFGAKELAPYYPRAQEICQLRRDNFDVAAAVSHLADPSAGVIPADPARFETHLYQFSPPTRFGRVYLDEIRRSERIMCLLHATGMGIQVTNDASQVASMRAGSLTGARFRVRAKIYVLASGGIENARQLLLSRDVAPLGLGNDHDLVGRYFTEHPHTKRRMFLNAKRPALALYGLKYYGRGLAARLSLTPAQQEHEALLGYSANLHAEYRGEAGAGFASLRKLVLTLSQSRSLDPFVRAPPYGPKGITARDIGNIIANLPGTTFSGFLQAFRTEAFVKHYVLESKSEQAPNRDSRVTLDHARDRLGLNRSCLDWCTLPIDRRTIVRAEELLGEELQRLNIGRLEPLTPDEVESWPRTGVEGGWHQLGTTRMADNPREGVVDRNCRVHGVANLFVAGGSVFPTVGTAPPTLTAVAMTLRLADHLKQRFVAAVCK; translated from the coding sequence ATGATCCTTGACGGACGACGCATTCCGCAGGACGACGAACTTGAGACCGACATGTGCATCGTCGGCGCGGGCGCGACCGGCATAACCCTCGCGCGGTCACTCGATCTTAGTGGGTTGAATGTCTGCCTGCTCGAAAGCGGCGGCATGGACTACGATTCGCAGACCAACAGCCTTTATGAGGGCCGGAATCTCGGCCTGCCCTATTGGCCCCTGGCCGAATGCCAACTGCGCATGATCGGCGGCAACACCAACGGCTGGGGCGGCTGGTGCCGTCCGCTCGAAGCCCTGGATTTTGAACGGCGAGACTGGGTTCCATGCAGCGGCTGGCCATTCGGCGCCAAAGAACTCGCACCCTATTATCCGCGCGCCCAGGAGATCTGCCAACTTCGGCGCGACAATTTCGATGTGGCGGCGGCGGTTTCGCATTTGGCCGATCCAAGCGCCGGCGTCATCCCGGCCGACCCGGCGCGTTTCGAAACCCACCTCTATCAGTTCAGCCCGCCGACCCGCTTCGGCCGGGTCTACCTCGACGAAATCAGACGCTCCGAGCGGATCATGTGCCTGCTGCACGCCACCGGCATGGGCATTCAGGTCACCAACGACGCCAGCCAAGTCGCCAGCATGCGTGCGGGCAGCCTGACCGGCGCCCGTTTCCGCGTGCGCGCCAAGATCTATGTTCTGGCCTCCGGCGGCATCGAGAATGCTCGCCAGCTGCTGCTCTCGCGCGACGTTGCGCCCTTAGGGCTGGGGAACGACCACGATCTCGTCGGCCGCTACTTTACGGAACATCCGCACACCAAACGCCGAATGTTCCTTAACGCCAAGCGCCCGGCCCTGGCGCTCTACGGGCTCAAATATTACGGCCGCGGCCTGGCGGCGCGCCTGTCCCTTACCCCCGCCCAGCAAGAGCACGAGGCTTTGCTGGGCTATTCCGCGAATCTTCACGCCGAGTATCGGGGCGAGGCCGGCGCCGGATTCGCCTCTCTGCGCAAACTCGTGCTCACCCTCAGCCAGTCACGCAGCTTGGATCCCTTTGTGCGGGCGCCGCCCTATGGCCCAAAGGGCATCACCGCGCGCGACATCGGCAACATCATCGCCAACCTGCCGGGCACCACGTTCAGCGGATTCCTGCAGGCCTTTCGCACCGAGGCCTTCGTCAAGCACTACGTGCTGGAGAGCAAGTCCGAGCAGGCGCCCAATCGCGATAGCCGCGTCACGTTGGATCACGCGCGCGACCGCCTGGGACTGAACCGATCTTGCCTGGACTGGTGTACCCTGCCGATCGATCGACGCACTATCGTGCGCGCCGAAGAGTTGCTCGGCGAGGAACTGCAGCGGCTGAACATCGGCCGACTCGAGCCTTTGACCCCGGACGAGGTCGAATCCTGGCCGCGAACCGGGGTGGAAGGAGGCTGGCACCAGCTCGGCACCACGCGCATGGCCGACAACCCGCGTGAGGGTGTGGTCGACCGCAACTGCCGGGTGCACGGCGTGGCCAACCTGTTCGTGGCCGGCGGTTCGGTCTTTCCGACAGTCGGCACGGCGCCCCCGACGCTCACGGCAGTCGCGATGACCTTGCGTTTGGCCGATCACCTCAAACAGCGCTTCGTCGCAGCCGTTTGCAAATAA
- a CDS encoding acyltransferase, with the protein MSYAKRIPSLDGLRGIAAIAVTLFHFSIFFLPQAHLSDMLPFLGHAYLAVDLFFMLSGFVIAHVYGRLLASNWRAHWMQFAIARFARIYPLFALTTLAMVITVVLSGTPLKFVSFSDGSLVLQPVLLQQWYGGGLSWNYPSWSISTEAEAYVFFVFSAGLLVTGKYPQLMAACCVAILASLSIAHGGSLNFVQGVPALVRTLSEFSIGALIYRAHSGGAALLIKRAGILTILFMGLAIITRQDFFTVGAFGCLIFYGVNTTGVAGRLLNSRPAVALGNWSYSIYLSHAPTHYAVMVAFAASGHPINDLSSANARLLVLATALGVVAMAAVSYEYFETPARRLLMGAIMKASPHMRPISRAQT; encoded by the coding sequence ATGAGTTATGCGAAACGAATTCCTTCCCTAGATGGCTTGCGTGGGATCGCAGCGATCGCGGTCACCCTGTTCCATTTCAGCATTTTCTTTCTGCCGCAAGCGCACCTCTCCGATATGCTGCCATTCCTAGGCCACGCATATCTTGCGGTTGACCTTTTTTTCATGCTCAGCGGATTCGTAATCGCTCACGTCTATGGGCGCTTGCTAGCATCGAATTGGCGGGCGCACTGGATGCAATTTGCAATAGCGCGCTTCGCTCGCATTTACCCGTTGTTTGCCCTTACGACGCTGGCCATGGTGATAACTGTCGTTCTATCCGGGACGCCACTAAAGTTTGTGTCGTTTTCCGATGGATCGTTAGTGCTTCAGCCGGTTCTGCTGCAACAATGGTACGGCGGCGGCCTAAGTTGGAATTACCCATCGTGGTCCATCAGCACCGAAGCGGAAGCCTACGTTTTTTTCGTCTTCTCCGCCGGCCTACTCGTCACGGGAAAATATCCGCAGCTGATGGCCGCCTGCTGCGTAGCCATCCTGGCGTCGCTAAGTATCGCTCACGGCGGAAGCTTAAATTTCGTCCAGGGCGTTCCCGCGCTGGTCCGCACTCTCTCTGAATTTTCAATTGGCGCGCTCATCTATCGTGCGCATTCGGGGGGAGCCGCGCTCCTAATAAAGCGAGCTGGAATTCTCACAATTTTATTCATGGGCTTGGCGATCATAACGCGCCAGGATTTCTTTACCGTGGGCGCGTTCGGGTGCCTCATATTTTATGGCGTCAATACAACGGGCGTTGCGGGCAGGCTGCTAAACTCGCGCCCGGCGGTCGCTCTCGGCAACTGGTCGTATTCAATTTATCTCAGCCACGCGCCTACGCATTACGCTGTCATGGTAGCGTTTGCCGCGAGCGGTCATCCGATCAACGATCTAAGCTCAGCGAACGCAAGATTGCTGGTATTGGCGACGGCTCTGGGAGTCGTGGCCATGGCGGCTGTCAGCTACGAATATTTCGAGACGCCGGCGCGCCGCTTACTGATGGGCGCAATCATGAAGGCGTCGCCTCACATGCGGCCGATCAGCCGCGCGCAGACATGA
- a CDS encoding terminase small subunit produces the protein MPVLTNPKHELFAQELAKGSTAEAAYAKAGYTPSLKNAQRLKSNEGIRSRVEEILSQAAQKAGVTVERIAEELVKIGFSDIRKAVRWHSARITEEDNPDGGDVLVIKNIVTNTVEIIASDEIDDNTAAAIAEVSQNEKGGVKIKFHDKLSALEKLGKFVGMFKDRLELSSDGSVEFKTIYESRPRD, from the coding sequence ATGCCCGTCCTGACCAATCCCAAGCATGAACTCTTCGCCCAGGAGCTTGCAAAGGGATCGACGGCAGAGGCCGCTTACGCCAAGGCAGGATACACGCCCAGCCTCAAGAATGCTCAGCGTCTGAAGTCAAATGAGGGTATCCGGAGCCGAGTTGAGGAAATCCTGAGCCAAGCCGCTCAAAAGGCCGGCGTTACCGTCGAGCGCATAGCTGAAGAGTTGGTCAAGATCGGCTTCTCGGACATCCGCAAGGCAGTGAGATGGCACAGCGCCAGGATCACTGAAGAGGACAATCCGGACGGCGGCGACGTCCTCGTGATCAAGAATATCGTTACGAACACCGTTGAAATCATCGCGAGCGACGAGATCGACGATAACACTGCGGCCGCCATTGCCGAGGTCAGCCAGAATGAAAAGGGCGGCGTCAAAATCAAATTCCATGACAAGCTCTCGGCGCTTGAGAAGCTCGGCAAGTTCGTGGGCATGTTCAAAGATCGGCTGGAATTGAGCAGCGACGGCAGCGTGGAATTCAAAACCATCTATGAAAGCCGTCCGCGAGATTGA
- a CDS encoding phage major capsid protein gives MAFPNLSEIVTTTLRNRTGVLADNFSRNNALIRRLNTRGRVKTFSGGRTIVQELAYANNQTFQWYSGYQTLNISPSQTFTAAEFPIRQAALAVSISGLEELQNSGEEAIIDLLESRIENGEDTFLNGLSLAMYGDGSVTGTINGLANLVANTPTSGVVGGIDRATWLFWRNIAFSALANGGGAATSANIQHYMNSLWKQLVRGRDMPDLIVADGNYWQLYLESLQAIQRIQTESRAPDMAEIGFETLKYMSADVVLDGGFQGFANDPFTPDIAGGSAVGGAPTNTMYMLNTKYLHWRPHADRDMVPLDPNRFSVNQDAMVRLLGWAGNMTLSAAFLQGVLTS, from the coding sequence ATGGCATTCCCCAATTTGTCGGAAATCGTCACGACGACCCTGCGTAATCGCACGGGCGTCCTGGCCGATAACTTCTCCCGCAACAACGCCCTCATCCGCCGGCTCAACACCCGCGGCAGAGTCAAGACCTTCTCCGGCGGTCGCACGATCGTTCAGGAGCTGGCATACGCCAATAACCAGACCTTCCAATGGTATTCGGGTTATCAGACCCTGAATATCAGCCCCTCGCAGACCTTTACTGCGGCGGAATTCCCGATCCGGCAGGCTGCGCTCGCCGTATCGATCTCCGGCCTCGAGGAGTTGCAGAACTCCGGCGAGGAAGCCATCATCGATCTGCTGGAAAGCCGCATCGAGAATGGCGAGGATACGTTCCTGAACGGCCTGTCTCTCGCCATGTACGGCGACGGCAGCGTGACGGGCACGATCAACGGTCTCGCCAATCTCGTCGCCAACACGCCGACTTCTGGCGTCGTCGGCGGTATTGATCGGGCGACGTGGTTGTTTTGGCGCAACATTGCCTTCTCGGCGCTGGCGAACGGCGGCGGCGCGGCGACGTCGGCTAATATCCAGCACTACATGAACTCGCTGTGGAAGCAGCTGGTTCGCGGGCGCGACATGCCCGATCTGATCGTTGCGGACGGCAATTACTGGCAGCTCTATCTCGAGAGCCTCCAGGCCATCCAGCGCATTCAAACCGAAAGCCGCGCGCCGGATATGGCTGAAATCGGGTTCGAGACGCTCAAATATATGAGCGCCGACGTCGTGCTTGATGGCGGCTTCCAGGGCTTCGCCAATGATCCGTTCACCCCGGATATTGCGGGCGGTTCGGCCGTTGGCGGCGCGCCGACGAACACGATGTACATGCTGAACACTAAGTATCTGCATTGGCGTCCGCACGCCGATCGCGACATGGTTCCGCTCGATCCGAACCGCTTTTCGGTCAACCAGGACGCGATGGTCCGCCTGCTCGGTTGGGCGGGAAACATGACGCTGAGCGCCGCCTTCCTGCAAGGCGTTCTCACCAGCTGA
- a CDS encoding GNAT family N-acetyltransferase: protein MNLLFGHDKTVADWASKKFGSPLRNWYWAIGIIDREGLLVGAASFHDFNGSNVELCFYGPGAMTPTILRGLMKFAFVGLKVNRVTARMPRQNKIVIKALPRFGFKCEGVLKRYFGPTKRLDAIMFGILAADAQKYIERAR from the coding sequence TTGAATCTCCTTTTCGGTCACGACAAAACAGTTGCAGATTGGGCGTCCAAGAAATTCGGCTCTCCATTGCGCAATTGGTATTGGGCGATTGGGATCATCGATCGTGAAGGGCTCTTGGTTGGAGCCGCATCATTTCACGATTTCAACGGATCGAACGTCGAGCTCTGCTTTTATGGCCCCGGCGCGATGACGCCGACGATCCTGCGCGGGTTGATGAAGTTCGCGTTCGTCGGCTTGAAGGTCAATCGCGTGACGGCCCGGATGCCGCGCCAAAATAAAATCGTGATCAAGGCGCTGCCTCGCTTCGGGTTCAAATGCGAGGGCGTCTTGAAGCGTTACTTCGGCCCGACAAAGCGGCTCGATGCGATCATGTTCGGCATTCTGGCCGCGGATGCTCAAAAATATATTGAGAGGGCGAGATGA
- a CDS encoding tail fiber domain-containing protein — protein MSLSQPTPPNPTQTADTQQGFNQQAATQQAELNDVNQQTPFGSETFTQSGTNPDGTPKFTATTALSPQEQGLFNATVGTQQQVANDAGQLATNLAPSLTSGPNLSNDALTSQLLNMQTQFMQPTFTQQQSNLDSQLAAQGITQGSTAYDNAERSLNQNQTGSVENAMAQDQNQVFNQALQSYEAPIQTLGTLLGEGQPGSVSSSLVSTPQEQVQPANFESTAEQNFDQQNQQFQNTISGLFSIPSAILGGLARAPGTPAAGTTSDRRAKRDIAEIGRLFDGKPVYRFRYHDDPKMQIGLMAQDVAEDCPEAVHVGDDGFMRVNYERATESAVRGVDG, from the coding sequence ATGAGTCTCAGTCAGCCGACGCCCCCAAATCCCACACAGACGGCTGACACGCAGCAGGGCTTCAATCAACAAGCCGCGACGCAGCAGGCCGAGCTGAATGACGTCAACCAGCAGACGCCTTTTGGGTCCGAAACTTTCACCCAATCCGGGACCAATCCTGACGGGACACCGAAATTCACTGCGACGACGGCGCTGAGCCCGCAGGAGCAGGGCCTCTTCAACGCGACAGTCGGGACGCAACAGCAAGTCGCGAACGATGCTGGGCAGTTGGCGACGAACCTCGCGCCGTCTCTGACCTCGGGACCGAACTTGTCGAACGATGCTCTGACCAGCCAGCTGCTGAACATGCAAACCCAATTCATGCAGCCGACATTCACGCAGCAACAGAGCAATCTTGACTCGCAGCTCGCCGCGCAGGGCATCACGCAGGGGTCGACCGCCTACGATAATGCGGAGCGTTCACTCAATCAGAATCAGACCGGATCGGTTGAAAACGCCATGGCGCAGGATCAGAACCAAGTCTTCAATCAGGCGCTTCAGAGCTATGAGGCTCCAATCCAGACGCTGGGAACGCTCCTCGGCGAGGGCCAACCTGGCTCGGTCAGTTCTTCCCTGGTCTCAACACCGCAGGAACAAGTTCAGCCGGCCAATTTCGAGAGCACCGCAGAACAGAATTTCGATCAGCAAAATCAGCAGTTCCAGAACACGATTTCAGGCCTGTTCAGCATCCCGAGCGCGATTCTCGGTGGATTGGCGAGGGCGCCAGGCACGCCGGCCGCCGGTACTACGTCTGATCGCCGCGCGAAGCGGGATATCGCTGAGATCGGCCGACTCTTCGATGGCAAGCCCGTCTATCGCTTCCGCTATCACGACGATCCGAAGATGCAAATTGGATTGATGGCTCAGGATGTGGCCGAGGATTGCCCAGAAGCAGTACATGTCGGCGATGATGGGTTT